From the Argentina anserina chromosome 3, drPotAnse1.1, whole genome shotgun sequence genome, the window GTTGTCGCAGACGTTTAGCTGGGCACAACGAACGGCGCCGAAAAAGCTCCTCCGAGTATCCCAACTGAATAGACAAGATGAATTGATCGAATTGAATTATTGGAGGCATAATAATTTTTCAAGAGAGAGAAATCAAATATCAATCTTCTCATTATCGCATATAAATGCCTCTCCTCCAACTCTCCAAACAGATCatataattatgtatatatagctgTCTATCTGAACATCATGCCCAGttgctctctctcttctgTCAGCCCTAGACCTTAATTATTGCAAAACTGAGATACAGCAATTGCCCAGCTATCGTGCATGTACTTTCTTATTGGTTgctgtcatcgaaatgacttgACTGTTCTCGCGATCGTTCCCTTTCACTCTTTCAGTTCAATGTTAGTTTTCATAAAATCATCATCTAcctcttttcataatataTCGtggtttaatttaaattttgttcCAATCATCTAAGAATATCAGCAACTCAGCATGATTGCATCAAAGAAAATCATTTTGGGAAAAGTAATTCAGCATGATTGCATGATAAAGGGGCCGCCAGGGCTAGTTGTGAGCGTGTTTTAACTCGCACAAATTGAACTAATTAAAGAGTAATTCACCATATAAGATACGTTGCTGATTAAACTTCTGTGGTTCACAATGTATGCATCAGAACTGGTTCAACTGTTTGGCAAGAGATCACAATGGAAGATTATCTAGGTCCCTTAAAAGTTAAACatctttcaattttcttttccctTCCAAGAAGGTTAAACAGAGAGAAACATAGTTTTAGCGGACTTCACAGCTGTATTTATAAATGGATTCAGAGCCGTCAGCAGAAATCACTTGCCGGCCTTGTTTAGAAAAACTTCTGTTACAATGATGGTAAGAGGAAAGAAACTACAGAAATAAAGTCTAAAACCCATTGGTACAGATTCTTGCACCATCAATCATGTCACAAACAAGGAGCAGATCCCATTTCAGACTCTTGGAATGGGGTTCCTGATAAAGCACAACTAAACTGAACACAAAATCAGGCAAAAGCTCACAATCGCCGGCAATCTCCAATGGTTTCTCGTAGAAAAAATGTTGGATCACTCCTTTATTAGAGAAAAGTAACACTCCTGCGTTGGCCAAGTGAGGCATTTTCTCTGGATCACGTCTATGCAGAACTTTGAATTGTATTCCATTAGGAATTGAAATATAGGTTAGAGGTTCTTGGTGATTGCAGATAACCGTATCCTCATTCACGTTTGATCCCTAATAATTTTATGGCCACCTCCCAGCTGACAATTGCCACAGCATTAGCAGGAAAGGCCCTAACTATTGTAGGACCTAGACCTGTATAGCATCCTTTCACTCCAGCCATTCTGTATATCTgcagagcaaaacaaaaaacaaaacaaaattaaatgaGGTACATTAATCTCTCTCAAGTGTTGGATGGGAAGGTGGAGAgccaaaaagaaaatacttCGTTAAAGAAGCATTCTTACCGAGCTTAAGATCTGAAATGGATTCTTTGAAGAGTTCTTCTCGGTAGATGTCTGAATTATGGTCTTTGCCACATCCAAGGGCAACACAGCTGACCAAAACTGGAAGGGTACCAAAGGAatcaaaatatgatcaaactACTGTAACAAGATGTGAGCTTATGTATTATAAATATTGCCAAACTGGGAAGATGCATACAGCTATACCGCCAAGGCCACCACTAAGAATCCCAACTCCGATGTCAATTAAGTTCTTGTGGTCTGATGAAGCAGATTTCAGTTGTAAATGCATATGATAGCGAATGTGCTCATAAACGCTAAAAAAGACTGCATTTCCAGTAGCTTCTCTCAACATTGTTGTAAAACCTCCGCGAAAAATTCCTCTAACCTGAAAGATCTTCCATCAGCCAAAAGCAACATCAGCAATTATGTTTGAAAGCAAGGTGCTGTATTTTCTTACCCCATCATCTTTTAGAGTTTTAATAGCACAATCAAGAGGGCCGGTATATCTACTTGCTATCGGTATCAAGGAGTCTGTGCCTTGGACTTGCATCCTACACTGGAAAAGGTCGGTGCAATAAGCATACAAAGAGAAACAACTTTACAATCAAGGGCGTAGCTACACACGGGCTACAGTGGGCTACAACCCACCTCAAATTACTAAAAACTTGTCTTTCTAGCTAAATTTTAgtgtaaaaaattaaattttaaatattaccCCACctcaaatttctatatataaccCATAAATAATAGTAAATATTTTTTCTAGCCCAACCCATTATGAAATCCTAGCTCCACCCTTGTTTACAATCTAGAAACAATCCTAATGAATTTACCTTCACCAGCTCTGAGGGGCATAATATAAAACTGATCATTGCTCCACCAAAAGCAGCAGATGGAATAATGATTTGTGGTTGAGGCACAACACTTGGTACATTTCCCTTCAAGTATCATTAACCCATTTAACCGTAAGAAGACTGTTGCATTATGATCATACATGATATGATATACTAGATTGCAAATAATCACCAAGTAATTGCATCCCAAACATGTGTCTGACTAAAGCGATTACAGAGAACACacacaaacaaaaacataagaaGCTTTGTTCACTTCATTTCATTTTTACCTGAAGCGACTGTTTCATCTGGGAATACATGCCAAAAAGCAGCGAACTCTCAAAAGCCaccccaacaaaagatgatgttgCTCCTCTGTAAAGTCCTTTAATCTGTCAAGGACTCAATTCTAGTAAGCTCTCCTGgaacatatatatgtgtttttCAAATTCTCCAACAATTGGCACCCTCTCAGGAATCAAAGGGGGCTACATTGTCATGTTATAGTTATAAAGCTGTGCTCAGGAGTCAGGACCATACATACCCCTTCAGTCTTTAGTATCCTTGCAGTACAATGCAACCCGTTCCGGTAAGTAATCCCATGTTCTACAGTGTTGTGCATTTGCATCTTCACCTAAATTAGcaaacattacataaaaaaacaaaaacaatgttACTCGTAATACAAAATGTCTCAAGTTTCAACCATTCTTAGTTCGCAAGGGCAATGTAATCAACTGGTAGGGGTTAGCACTCTCGTAATACCATTATTATCAATCAAATTTCGATAATGAGACAGAGATGCTCACTTTTAAAGCAAAGTGCTACTTCAATCATGCTCATATAAACCAACCCCAACACTCTTACATCAAAACTACGACTACCCAGATTTGAAAGAGCTAAACTTTATCAATTACACACCAGAAAATGAGTCTACGAATCAAACCCATGAAAGCAAACTTGACTATGTTTCAGACCAGACATAAAATAGAGCAAATTGATCAGTAAAGTTGTTACCTTGACGGTGTCAAAGGGATGGCCGGTGCCGACAGTGGCAACGCCGGCGAGCAATCCGGCCACGTATTCCTTGTAGCCGGCGCTATCCCTCATCTTTGTCTCTGTGTTACTGGGCAAGTTTTACGGTCTCTGATATTGTGGTCAAATAGCAAAGACCATTTTAGGGAGGGAGGCCAGAGGCTGCAGTGTCAAAATTGGGTCTTGATAATACTTTAAGGTGTGTCCTTGTAAAAGTTGTATTATCTTATGGGAAAATGCCGACTTATCCCATATTGGTGTTCACtttgatatttaataatgGCATTGCTTTACCTCATTTCGCTGCTTCTTTCGGTTTCCGTATTATTATGTACTGTGAGCAACTGTTTGTTGGAATACATGTAAGAGTTGGAAGGAAATTGTTGGCTTATCCCATATTTACTTGTTACATTCTTCACTTCAAGgcagaaaaagaagagataaACAAAATGAAGGGAAAAGGAGAGACCATTTAGTTATTTGCGGAGGAGCATTATTCACCTATGTACATTGCTTTCCTATAAAGTTACAGAACTCAAAACTGGAGCAAATTCAACTGCTGACTATGGATGTATCACCCAATTTCTGTAGTATGTAAAGCAGAACTATGAAAATGATAATCTTGATACGTCTAGGAAATTGCAGTATTGATCATAACTTGCTAGGAACTACGCCGTCTAATAGTCTTCCAGCCCTGTTATGCTGCGTTGGCTTTGGAAACACATCTCGTCTTTCAGCTAAAAATTTTGCAAAGCGTGAACCTTTTGCTTCTTTGTTGTGATCATTTGGCAATGAATGTTGCATATGAGGCAAAGGAGGGGGTTTTGGAGACAGATGCGGCATCAATGCCCATACTGAAGAGAGATGTTCGTTTGGTTGGTCAAGAACCTGAAGAAGTGAAAGATCTTGCATGTCTGTTGAGGAAAACAAATTTGTCAGACCACATAAATACAAAACGAAAGTGAATTTCTGTTTGTATTACTTTAGTGAAAAATTCATGCAgataaaaaagtaatttaacTAACAAAACTTTTATAGTTAAATAACCTTCTGAGAACTTGAAAATTGGCTGGAGAGCTGCACATGGAATGCTGAAGTTCAAATGTGGTATAACTGTTCCTCCACCATGTCTAGCATTGCTGTGACAAGAACATACCTCATTATATATGGAACTTCAGTGTTATGCGTCTgcaatataaatttattttcggAACTATACATCTGATAAGATGATAATGATGCAAAAGAGCATTTCAACACAATTATAAGTTACACAGAACAGGATTTCACCAATTCATTAGCAGAATCACACCAAACATGGGGATAGGAAAAAATACGGACAAAGGCAACAGCAGACTTGTATCGGTTATTGTGAAAAATCAATATAGAGAATGGCAGTTTCTGTTACAACTTTTTGGAAACATTGACATCGACACACCGTTCACCATCATAAAAGGCTTTGCAAACGTAGATTTATGGCATACCTTGTAACAAGTCCAATCATATGACCATCTGAATTTACAACAGCACCACCACTACCACCTGGATGGACAGCGGCTGTTGTTTCAAGCATCACAGGAGAGTGACCCTGAGTATTTCCTTGTTGACTGGGTTGATATGAGGGTAGAAACTTTGCTTTGACGACTTTTGCCACCACACCAGAACAAATTGATGGGGAAAAGCCTAATGCAATGA encodes:
- the LOC126789239 gene encoding mitochondrial arginine transporter BAC1 isoform X1 encodes the protein MRDSAGYKEYVAGLLAGVATVGTGHPFDTVKVKMQMHNTVEHGITYRNGLHCTARILKTEGIKGLYRGATSSFVGVAFESSLLFGMYSQMKQSLQGNVPSVVPQPQIIIPSAAFGGAMISFILCPSELVKCRMQVQGTDSLIPIASRYTGPLDCAIKTLKDDGVRGIFRGGFTTMLREATGNAVFFSVYEHIRYHMHLQLKSASSDHKNLIDIGVGILSGGLGGIAFWSAVLPLDVAKTIIQTSTEKNSSKNPFQILSSIYRMAGVKGCYTGLGPTIVRAFPANAVAIVSWEVAIKLLGIKRE
- the LOC126789239 gene encoding mitochondrial arginine transporter BAC1 isoform X2; its protein translation is MRDSAGYKEYVAGLLAGVATVGTGHPFDTVKVKMQMHNTVEHGITYRNGLHCTARILKTEGIKGLYRGATSSFVGVAFESSLLFGMYSQMKQSLQCRMQVQGTDSLIPIASRYTGPLDCAIKTLKDDGVRGIFRGGFTTMLREATGNAVFFSVYEHIRYHMHLQLKSASSDHKNLIDIGVGILSGGLGGIAFWSAVLPLDVAKTIIQTSTEKNSSKNPFQILSSIYRMAGVKGCYTGLGPTIVRAFPANAVAIVSWEVAIKLLGIKRE